The following coding sequences are from one Nicotiana tomentosiformis chromosome 3, ASM39032v3, whole genome shotgun sequence window:
- the LOC104087476 gene encoding flavanone 3-dioxygenase 2 has protein sequence MAVSPETMPENSVIDFRAPPPSPIASGRRSCVTNDEILTEFLENSLKVPDLRLPDRVFPRQKSIRNPSKLNYESLASLNNDSISKILDSVATIGCFEVVNHGISGDLIKSVLSVGDGIFGISREGKAKLMRLSEKPYGFEEFHGEEDIETSEEFVWCRGEQNFNKEMEGVWPIGFSNFSEKMEKLLDEMEHKGGRILQFLQQNITPRKLIHENGEMQEQLGELPANSICYLHKHKGSIKGDQEYMNTLKYDVIRMLIRGSEFPHSLCLHVSNGCSEFHVYSKKGWVSFQPDKDSLIVTIGDLLQTWSGGQYKHVIGRPVFQGQTEDCISMALLFSPPKITEESTKHEKEKTLSIGLQIIIAIAFTLIYHFLIYIYKKF, from the exons ATGGCAGTTTCACCTGAAACAATGCCGGAGAATTCTGTCATCGACTTCCGTGCACCACCGCCATCTCCGATCGCCTCTGGACGGCGATCCTGCGTCACAAACGATGAAATCCTCACGGAATTTCTAGAAAATTCGCTCAAAGTCCCAGACCTTAGGCTTCCTGATCGAGTCTTCCCCAGGCAAAAATCCATTCGCAAtccatcaaaactcaattatGAGTCTTTAGCGTCGTTAAACAATGACTCAATTTCGAAAATTCTGGATTCGGTTGCAACGATTGGGTGCTTTGAGGTGGTTAATCATGGAATTTCAGGAGATCTCATCAAATCAGTCTTGTCCGTCGGTGACGGAATCTTCGGGATTTCACGGGAGGGAAAGGCAAAATTGATGAGGTTATCGGAGAAGCCATATGGATTTGAGGAGTTTCACGGAGAGGAAGATATAGAGACGAGTGAAGAGTTCGTTTGGTGCAGAGGTGAACAAAATTTCAACAAGGAAATGGAGGGAGTTTGGCCTATTGGATTTTCGAATTTCAG TGAAAAGATGGAAAAGCTTTTGGACGAAATGGAACACAAAGGTGGGCGAATCCTACAATTTCTGCAGCAGAATATTACTCCTAGAAAATTAATCCATGAAAATGGGGAGATGCAGGAGCAATTAGGAGAATTGCCAGCAAACTCCATCTGTTATCTACACAAGCATAAGGGAAGTATAAAAGGAGATCAAGAGTATATGAACACCTTGAAATATGATGTGATTAGAATGTTGATAAGAGGATCCGAGTTTCCTCATTCATTGTGTTTGCATGTTAGCAATGGTTGCTCAGAGTTTCATGTTTATTCAAAGAAAGGCTGGGTCTCTTTTCAGCCTGATAAAGACTCCCTTATAGTCACCATTGGAGATCTATTACAG acatggAGTGGCGGACAATACAAGCATGTGATAGGAAGGCCAGTTTTTCAAGGTCAAACAGAGGATTGCATTTCCATGGCTTTACTATTTTCTCCTCCTAAGATCACCGAAGAGTCAACTAAGCATGAAAAAGAGAAGACCCTTTCAATTGGGCTACAAATCATTATTGCTATAGCATTTACGCTTATTTACCATTTCTTGATTTATATCTATAAGAAGTTTTGA